ctactaaatttaatttattaaaatcaattatactaAGCTTAATTCTATCACCAGCCCATCCAAACTGACCTTTAATCATCATTACCATCTTGCTGATTAAAATGTATACATTTTGTAAATTTATAGATTTTCTCAATCTCTAGAAGATCAATGAGATTTAAATCAACCCTTTTGTAAGCTATGAGCTGTATTAGTATAATTGTATTTTTACGTATTGGACCACTTTTCGTTTAGGATGAGCAATTTATTCTTGAGAATTATATAACGCCGAAAATAAATGCTAATTGATGGGGTCATAGTAGCTGTACATGACATCAAATGCAGGAGAACGAGTTTGAATTAGCAACATCCCAATAgacaaattgataaaaaaaaataagaagaaattgtAACTAAGATTTTTAACATTATGAATCATTCTTCCTTATCTTCTGTATAACAGTATAAGCAACAGTGccaaaataaacaaaatgaagTTTAGAATGAACACATAATGCGTCTTTCTTTGAAATGTTAGTAAATCATGTCAATGTATGCATGAACAAGTAAATAATAAATTCTTCTCCTAACTTAATTcctaagagaaaaaaaaaggtgtGCCTCTTTCGACACATTTAAGAATATTTTGTCTAAATTCCTAATCTTAACCACTGTGAAGACATTCTAGTGTCCAAAATCCTTTTAACCACATCTCCTACAAAAGAATCAAAACAAGAGGAGCAGCAACCTTTCATCATACTCGTTTGTCCGCCAGCAATTAATTCAATGTGGGGACAGACCGATGGTGGAGGCGCCATACAAACCTCGCTCGTCTTGTGCTCGAGTCCACAAGCAGCGAGTATCGTATGTGTAGAACTCTTTGCAATGTCTTTGAATGTACTATAATCTGAATCAATACATAAAAAACATGTtaaaagaattcaaattcaaattcaaatagtatGAACAAAAAGCAAAACAAATGAATAACAAACCATGATAAATAAATGATAGAAGAAGAATTACCCAAATCGGCATCTTCAGACAATCTCTTGAGTTGGCTTTTAACCATTGACTGCACCTGCTCCTTTACAATGTGCAAGTTATCTTCTTCTATGATAGTCGGAGGAATACTACACTCGGTGACAATGTTTGATCTGCTGCTGAACGGGTGGATTGGTTCAATATCTGATAAGGTGCGTGTCCCTGAAAATCCAGGCCATATAACCGCATTCATAGCCACGTTGGAAAACATGGTTGAATCCTGAACCACTGACCTTATTGAATTGCTTATTGTTGTGGAGAAGTGATCTCCATTCTGCATTAATGGAGAGATGTTGTTGCCTAATCTCTCCTCAAAAAATGTGTGATAGGATGTTCCTACATCCTGTGTCCTTGTATATGGAGAAGTAGGTTCCCTATTTTGATCAATTTCAGAGCTATGCAAGTTACTTATTGTACTGGTAGCTGAAACACCGTTAACTCTGCCGGTTGTATAAGTCATTCTATCCATTGATCGTAGCTGCTGAATTTGACGGTGTATCCGTCGTCTCTCTGATACAGTTGGCGCCCCGCCACCAGACATCGGAGAAGCGCCTTCGGCACTTCTGCCCGAAAATCTAGAGGATGAAAGATGCCCAAACCCTTGACCAAAAGATGTATAGGGTGATGACATCAGGTTCAGGTCTATAGTTTCTCGTATATGGACAGGCGATGGTCTAGAAGGCTGGCTTTGGGTAGTAACTCTTATATCAGCACTGCGTTCTTGAGCTTGGGAGTTTAAAGATGCCAAAGCAACTGGTCTACAACCATCACAGTACCAATTACCTTCCGGTACTTCTCGCCCCAAACCAACACAATAAGTGTGTGCGGGAGAATCACATATATCACAGAGTAGCATGAGGCCGTCATCTCCACCGAGATTGCACTCTGAACAAATAACGGACTCGTATGGATCAATGTAACTCCTGAGTTCTTCTTCAGTTGGCTGATAAACCTGGATGTAAAATCAAAACATTTCCATAAGAATCAACCAATTGAATAGCAAAACCACAAGAAAAAAGTCACTATATTCCAAGTGAAATTCAAATACCTGATCACGTTCGGGCACTTGTATCACTGCTTCTTGAGCTGTTGTTGATCGTGTGGGCTTACTGATTGTTTTGAATCTCTGCTTACACAGAGGGCAGCGAGATTCAACCTTTGACCACTCCATAATGCAAGCAAAGCAAAAGTAGTGAGTGCAGCTGTTTAGTATTCCCcttactcttcttttattttcctCGGACAGACAAATTCCACAGACCTGCTTTGTCACCTCAATTTTTAACTCCTCAACTTTTTCCTTACCCTTTCTTCCTTGAGATTCCTCTATCTTTTCCTTACCCTTCTGTGCTGGAGGCTTCCGTTGCTGATGCAGATCTTCATGTATTTCAACCTCTTCATTTTTCATTCGAAGAGAAGCTCTCCTCAAGTTCCTTCTTATATTTCCGCACAACTCCATGGCTTCTCTCACCTGTTCTTTTTCTTCTTCGGAGATAGTAAACTCATAATCAGATAGTCTAGTCTCACAATCTGAACCAGAATTGGCGTCTTCAACGAGAACCCTTCTCCTTTTCTGGCCTGATTTCTTTCTGCTATTTGTTCTGATGGCGGGGCCATTATCAAAAAAATCGTCTGCATCATCATCACACTTTACTTTCCTCCTCGATCCTCCACtctttcctcttctctttcttttgGGCTTCTTGGAAACTCTAGAGCCACTCCTTTTTCGACCTCTGCTAGAAGTTGCAGATACCCTTTTCTTCAAAGTCCTCTTCTTGCCCATTTTAATACCATTGTTTTTCTTCGTTATACCCCTCGTTTCTTCTTCCTCCTCATCGGTGTAATCTTCTTCCGTCGGGATAAATTCCTCATCTTCATAATTTAAATCCTCCTTTTGCTTCTTCCTTCCCCTTCTTTCTTCTTCCAACGGTATAAGTTCCTCATCTTCATCATTGAAATCCTCCTTTTTCTTCTTCCTGccgcttctttcttcttctgtcgGTATAAATTCTTCATCTTCATAACTAaaatccttttttttcttcttcccgccccttctttcttcttcctccTCATCCGTGTAATCTTCTTCCTCCGGTATAAATTCGTCATCATCATAATTGAAATCCTCATCCTCATCATTTCCATCTACCTCTtctacttctttttcttcttcttcttcttcgtattCTACCTCTTccacttctttttcttcttcttcttcttcatattctACCTCTTccacttctttttcttcttcttcctcttcttcgtatTCTACCTCTtcaacttctttttcttcttcttcatcctcctcttcttctccatcataatcatcatcatcttcttcttctacctcttcttcttcatcttcttcttcttcttcctcctcatcTAGTTCTTCTGCATATTCAATTCTCCGTCTCTTCCGCGCGGTTTTACTCACATTCTTCCCCTGACGCCTCACACCCGTTTTACCCCTCGATCCCTTAAATTTCGTCACCCGTCGAAACCCCTCCTCCTCCACATCCTCATCTTCTATAAAACCATCAAAACTCTCAGCCGCACATCCATCTAAAGAAAAACAATCATCCTCAGCACAATCAGACACATTCCCCGCATCATCCGAAACCACATAATCCTCATCGGAATCATCCGAACCACCCCCCTTTGACCTAACCCTTTTCCTTAAACCacctttgctactaaccttcCCTCCCTTTACCATCTGTTcaacacaaaaaaaacaaaaccccAAATCACCAATTTATCAAAACCACAATCAAATTCATTTCATCATCCTAATTCCTTTCATCTTATATTCATTTCAAATGAGGTAACAAAGATCTGATTCATCAATTTGCATATAATAACCACAAtcaataaaatcaacaaaatcaacaaaataaaaacgaAGAATCAGCAATTGGTTGAATCATAAACGGTTACAGatcaaaaaaaggaaaaagataag
The Vicia villosa cultivar HV-30 ecotype Madison, WI linkage group LG6, Vvil1.0, whole genome shotgun sequence genome window above contains:
- the LOC131610541 gene encoding uncharacterized protein LOC131610541 isoform X1, translating into MVKGGKVSSKGGLRKRVRSKGGGSDDSDEDYVVSDDAGNVSDCAEDDCFSLDGCAAESFDGFIEDEDVEEEGFRRVTKFKGSRGKTGVRRQGKNVSKTARKRRRIEYAEELDEEEEEEEDEEEEVEEEDDDDYDGEEEEDEEEEKEVEEVEYEEEEEEEKEVEEVEYEEEEEEKEVEEVEYEEEEEEKEVEEVDGNDEDEDFNYDDDEFIPEEEDYTDEEEEERRGGKKKKKDFSYEDEEFIPTEEERSGRKKKKEDFNDEDEELIPLEEERRGRKKQKEDLNYEDEEFIPTEEDYTDEEEEETRGITKKNNGIKMGKKRTLKKRVSATSSRGRKRSGSRVSKKPKRKRRGKSGGSRRKVKCDDDADDFFDNGPAIRTNSRKKSGQKRRRVLVEDANSGSDCETRLSDYEFTISEEEKEQVREAMELCGNIRRNLRRASLRMKNEEVEIHEDLHQQRKPPAQKGKEKIEESQGRKGKEKVEELKIEVTKQVCGICLSEENKRRVRGILNSCTHYFCFACIMEWSKVESRCPLCKQRFKTISKPTRSTTAQEAVIQVPERDQVYQPTEEELRSYIDPYESVICSECNLGGDDGLMLLCDICDSPAHTYCVGLGREVPEGNWYCDGCRPVALASLNSQAQERSADIRVTTQSQPSRPSPVHIRETIDLNLMSSPYTSFGQGFGHLSSSRFSGRSAEGASPMSGGGAPTVSERRRIHRQIQQLRSMDRMTYTTGRVNGVSATSTISNLHSSEIDQNREPTSPYTRTQDVGTSYHTFFEERLGNNISPLMQNGDHFSTTISNSIRSVVQDSTMFSNVAMNAVIWPGFSGTRTLSDIEPIHPFSSRSNIVTECSIPPTIIEEDNLHIVKEQVQSMVKSQLKRLSEDADLDYSTFKDIAKSSTHTILAACGLEHKTSEVCMAPPPSVCPHIELIAGGQTSMMKGCCSSCFDSFVGDVVKRILDTRMSSQWLRLGI
- the LOC131610541 gene encoding uncharacterized protein LOC131610541 isoform X2, with the translated sequence MVKGGKVSSKGGLRKRVRSKGGGSDDSDEDYVVSDDAGNVSDCAEDDCFSLDGCAAESFDGFIEDEDVEEEGFRRVTKFKGSRGKTGVRRQGKNVSKTARKRRRIEYAEELDEEEEEEEDEEEEVEEEDDDDYDGEEEEDEEEEKEVEEVEYEEEEEEEKEVEEVEYEEEEEEKEVEEVDGNDEDEDFNYDDDEFIPEEEDYTDEEEEERRGGKKKKKDFSYEDEEFIPTEEERSGRKKKKEDFNDEDEELIPLEEERRGRKKQKEDLNYEDEEFIPTEEDYTDEEEEETRGITKKNNGIKMGKKRTLKKRVSATSSRGRKRSGSRVSKKPKRKRRGKSGGSRRKVKCDDDADDFFDNGPAIRTNSRKKSGQKRRRVLVEDANSGSDCETRLSDYEFTISEEEKEQVREAMELCGNIRRNLRRASLRMKNEEVEIHEDLHQQRKPPAQKGKEKIEESQGRKGKEKVEELKIEVTKQVCGICLSEENKRRVRGILNSCTHYFCFACIMEWSKVESRCPLCKQRFKTISKPTRSTTAQEAVIQVPERDQVYQPTEEELRSYIDPYESVICSECNLGGDDGLMLLCDICDSPAHTYCVGLGREVPEGNWYCDGCRPVALASLNSQAQERSADIRVTTQSQPSRPSPVHIRETIDLNLMSSPYTSFGQGFGHLSSSRFSGRSAEGASPMSGGGAPTVSERRRIHRQIQQLRSMDRMTYTTGRVNGVSATSTISNLHSSEIDQNREPTSPYTRTQDVGTSYHTFFEERLGNNISPLMQNGDHFSTTISNSIRSVVQDSTMFSNVAMNAVIWPGFSGTRTLSDIEPIHPFSSRSNIVTECSIPPTIIEEDNLHIVKEQVQSMVKSQLKRLSEDADLDYSTFKDIAKSSTHTILAACGLEHKTSEVCMAPPPSVCPHIELIAGGQTSMMKGCCSSCFDSFVGDVVKRILDTRMSSQWLRLGI